A single Oncorhynchus mykiss isolate Arlee chromosome 24, USDA_OmykA_1.1, whole genome shotgun sequence DNA region contains:
- the LOC110503494 gene encoding striatin-4, whose translation MLRREGKKRPPPPCSRFALSSFFGTVPPREFLHLLFTRERKKEGSSVRAGFVRDGVVVIVIATCFPHLPVLAKAQSAKMEAERSGGVAGGTNQNSGGSGVGRNPNGPKSVLGQATTAAAAAMAGSSQPREPQDGDAGLSLPGILHFIQFEWGRFQTEKYRWEAERDELRAQVTFLQGERKGQENMKQDLVRRIKMLEYALKQERSKHQKLKTGSDQSPGEKKPEAEQVPNGPAESESEPANQMSWKEGRQLLRKYLEEVGYSDTILDMRSKRVRSLLGRTSPEANGAPASSEQQPAPDPEPLAGGESLLIRQIEEQIKRNAAGKDGSKERLGGSVLDKIPFLHGCQDDDEDDSDEEDDFQGMGADRIDGQRNKNKKLRVKMGTEPTTTDLDPDDEEEDEDDSEDALSEFDFLGSGEEGEGAGEARISGDGRELENRRNKLQGLMSDFPPKPSPPPSVLGQSRSGEGGALGFSSDVFILDAVGGGDMNLGELADLTVANDNDLTVDLQDNREEFKKTWNPRFTLRSHFDAIRALTFHPSQAVLLTASEDGTLKLWNLNKAIHSKKNAALDVEPIYTFRAHSGAVLSLAMGEDGDSCYSGGLDGTVRCWKIPDINVDPYDNYDPGIESSVLSGHEDSVWGLTYSAHQHRLASCSADGTVRIWAPQNSAPCLSVFNKEKEHGTPTSVAFVNSDPDQAVVSFDGGKTLLYDLNTEQSIMVLETGTKDGSKLINCVVSHPSEPISITAHENRTIRYLDNKTGKVIHSMVAHLDAVTCLTTDPKGTYLISGSHDCSVRLWMLDNRTCVQEITAHRKKHDEAIHDVAFHPSQPFIASAGADALAKIFV comes from the exons ATGCTCCGT agagaggggaaaaaacgacccccccccccctgtagtaGATTTGCTCTTAGCTCATTTTTTGGCACCGTTCCTCCACGGGAGTTCTTGCATTTACTCTTTACgcgagagaggaagaaagaaggtTCGAGCGTTAGAGCTGGGTTTGTGAGGGACGgggttgttgttattgttatcgCTACTTGTTTTCCCCACCTCCCTGTCCTGGCGAAAGCTCAAAGCGCTAAAATGGAGGCGGAAAGATCCGGCGGAGTAGCAGGGGGAACGAACCAGAACTCTGGAGGCAGCGGCGTGGGGCGCAACCCGAACGGGCCGAAATCAGTGCTCGGGCAGGCGACAACAGCAGCAGCGGCAGCGATGGCTGGATCGTCGCAGCCTCGAGAACCACAAGACGGCGACGCAGGCCTATCGCTTCCCGGGATCTTGCACTTTATCCAGTTCGAATGGGGACGCTTCCAGACCGAGAAATATCGTTGGGAAGCCGAGCGAGATGAACTCAGG gCTCAGGTGACGTTCCTGCAGGGTGAGAGGAAGGGGCAGGAGAACATGAAGCAGGACCTGGTCAGGCGGATTAAGATGTTGGAGTACGCCCTTAAACAAGAGAG GTCCAAACACCAGAAGCTGAAGACAGGCAGTGACCAGAGCCCAGGGGAGAAGAAACCAGAGGCAGAACAAG TGCCTAATGGGCCAGCAGAGTCTGAATCTGAGCCAGCCAATCAGATGTCCTGGAAGGAGGGCCGTCAGCTACTGCGCAA gtacctGGAGGAGGTGGGCTACTCGGACACCATCCTGGACATGCGTTCGAAGCGTGTGCGCTCCCTGCTGGGTCGTACCAGCCCCGAGGCTAACGGCGCCCCGGCCAGCAGCGAGCAGCAGCCCGCCCCGGACCCTGAGCCCCTGGCAGGGGGGGAGTCACTCCTCATCAGACAGATAGAGGAGCAGATCAAGAG gaaCGCGGCGGGGAAGGATGGTTCTAAGGAGCGCCTGGGTGGTTCCGTGCTGGATAAGATCCCCTTCCTACACGGCTGCCAGGATGACGATGAGGATGACAGTGATGAGGAAGATGACTTCCAGGGCATGGGCGCGGACCGTATAGACGGGCAGCGCAACAAGAACAAGAAGCTGCGCGTTAAG atgggGACTGAGCCCACGACCACAGACCTGGACCCTgatgacgaggaggaggatgaagacgaCTCGGAGGATGCCCTGAGCGAGTTTGACTTCCTGGGatcaggggaggagggggagggggcggGAGAGGCCCGGATCTCAGGGGACGGCCGGGAGTTAG AGAACCGCAGGAACAAGTTACAGGGCTTGATGTCGGACTTCCCCCCCAAACCCTCCCCGCCCCCCTCTGTTTTGGGACAGTCTCGCTCCGGGGAAG GTGGCGCTCTGGGTTTTTCCTCCGACGTCTTCATCCTGGACGCCGTCGGGGGCGGAGACATGAACCTGGGGGAGCTGGCTGACCTCACCGTCGCCAACGACAACGACCTCACTGTGGAT CTACAAGATAACCGGGAGGAGTTCAAGAAGACGTGGAACCCTCGCTTCACGCTGCGCAGCCACTTTGATGCCATCAGAGCGTTGACGTTCCACCCCAGCCAAGCCGTTCTACTCACAGCCTCCGAGGACGGAACCCTGAAGCTGTGGAACCTCAACAAGGCCATACACTCCAAGAA AAATGCAGCGCTGGACGTTGAACCCATCTACACCTTCAGAGCCCACAG tggtgCAGTTCTGTCTCTGGCAATGGGAGAGGACGGAGACTCGTGCTACAGCGGGGGTCTGGACGGAACCGTGCGCTGCTGGAAGATCCCTGACATCAACGTGGATCCCTACGACAACTACG ACCCGGGTATAGAGAGCAGTGTGTTGTCGGGTCATGAGGACTCAGTGTGGGGTCTGACGTACTCTGCCCACCAACATCGGCTGGCCTCCTGCTCTGCAGACGGGACCGTTCGCATCTGGGCACCCCAGAACTCTgccccctgtctctccgtcttcaaCAAGGAgaaag AGCACGGAACACCCACCTCGGTGGCCTTTGTGAACTCTGACCCCGACCAGGCGGTGGTGTCATTCGACGGCGGCAAGACGCTGCTCTATGACCTCAACACAGAGCAGAGCATCATGGTCCTGGAGACCGGCACCAAGGACG GCAGTAAGCTGATTAACTGTGTGGTCAGCCACCCCTCTGAGCCCATCTCCATCACCGCACACGAGAACCGCACTATCCGCTATCTGGACAACAAGACAG GAAAAGTGATCCACTCCATGGTGGCACACCTGGATGCTGTCACCTGTCTGACCACGGACCCCAAAGGCACTTACCTCATCTCTGGCA GCCATGACTGTTCGGTGCGTCTGTGGATGCTGGACAACAGGACGTGTGTGCAGGAGATCACGGCCCACAGGAAGAAGCACGACGAGGCCATTCACGACGTGGCCTTCCACCCCTCGCAGCCCTTCATCGCCTCGGCCGGCGCCGACGCACTCGCCAAGATCTTTGTCTGA
- the LOC110503495 gene encoding neutral amino acid transporter B(0) isoform X2, with protein MNILGLVVFAIVFGVALRKLGEEGEILIKFFNSFNEATMVLVSWIMWYAPLGIMFLVAGKIVEMEDVGTLFASLGKYIACCIIGHAVHGLLVLPGIYFIITRKNPYTFLWGIFTALATGFGTSSSSATLPLMMKCVEENNGVSKHISRFILPIGATVNMDGAALFQCVAAVFIAQLNSIPLNFIQVFTILVTATASSVGAAGIPAGGVLTLAIILEAVGLPTNDISLILAVDWLVDRTCTVLNVEGDAFGAGLLQWYVDRSAKPEEGEELNEVKMEDDTPAVPEHSPLIGEKESRGAGDEKAAARGSEKESVM; from the exons ATGAACATCCTAGGACTGGTGGTGTTTGCCATAGTGTTTGGTGTAGCCCTGAGGAagctgggagaggagggagagatccTCATCAAGTTCTTCAACTCCTTCAACGAGGCCACCATGGTGCTGGTGTCCTGGATCATGTG gtATGCCCCCCTTGGAATCATGTTCTTGGTAGCAGGGAAGATCGTGGAGATGGAGGACGTGGGAACGCTGTTTGCCAGCCTGGGCAAGTACATCGCCTGCTGTATCATTGGCCACGCCGTCCACGGCCTGCTGGTCCTGCCGGGCATTTACTTTATCATCACCCGCAAGAACCCCTACACCTTCCTGTGGGGCATCTTCACCGCTCTGGCCACCGGCTTTGGCACCAGCTCCAG ctctgccACCCTGCCCCTGATGATGAAGTGCGTGGAGGAGAACAACGGCGTGTCGAAACACATCAGTCGTTTCATCCTGCCCATCGGGGCCACGGTGAACATGGACGGTGCCGCCCTCTTCCAGTGTGTGGCGGCCGTCTTCATCGCTCAGCTCAACAGCATCCCGCTCAACTTCATCCAAGTCTTCACCATCCT agtgacagcCACGGCGTCCAGTGTGGGAGCAGCAGGGATCCCTGCTGGGGGCGTGCTGACGCTGGCCATCATCCTGGAGGCAGTGGGACTGCCCACCAACGACATCTCCCTCATCCTCGCCGTCGACTGGCTCGT TGACCGTACCTGCACCGTTCTGAACGTGGAGGGCGACGCCTTCGGAGCCGGGCTGCTGCAGTGGTACGTGGACCGCTCTGCCAAGCCCGAGGAGGGGGAGGAGCTAAACGAGGTGAAGATGGAGGATGACACGCCCGCCGTGCCTGAGCACTCGCCCCTCATCGGGGAGAAGGAGAGCAGGGGTGCGGGCGACGAGAAGGCGGCGGCTCGCGGCTCTGAGAAAGAGTCCGTCATGTAG
- the LOC110503495 gene encoding neutral amino acid transporter B(0) isoform X1 has translation MAEKINLEGKASNGEAHQDELVANGFGHNTCSKETTTEKIKRLIMANFLVILTVAGVIIGVFIGLGVRNMELSRTQILYVGFPGELLIRLLKMIIIPLVVCSLVSGAASIDPKALGKLGGWAMLFFLVTTLIASAIGVIMAFIISPGSNTGSKPILLDDGELPPTKEVVDSFLDLIRNIFPSNLVSAAFQSYATSYKFVTKNGTNGLPNITVEKVPFGTDQDGMNILGLVVFAIVFGVALRKLGEEGEILIKFFNSFNEATMVLVSWIMWYAPLGIMFLVAGKIVEMEDVGTLFASLGKYIACCIIGHAVHGLLVLPGIYFIITRKNPYTFLWGIFTALATGFGTSSSSATLPLMMKCVEENNGVSKHISRFILPIGATVNMDGAALFQCVAAVFIAQLNSIPLNFIQVFTILVTATASSVGAAGIPAGGVLTLAIILEAVGLPTNDISLILAVDWLVDRTCTVLNVEGDAFGAGLLQWYVDRSAKPEEGEELNEVKMEDDTPAVPEHSPLIGEKESRGAGDEKAAARGSEKESVM, from the exons ATGGCAGAAAAGATCAACTTGGAGGGGAAGGCATCCAACGGAGAGGCGCATCAAGATGAGCTGGTAGCCAACGGATTCGGCCACAATACGTGTTCCAAAGAGACAACAACGGAGAAAATCAAGAGGTTAATCATGGCCAACTTTCTGGTGATTCTCACCGTGGCCGGGGTGATCATCGGGGTGTTCATCGGACTTGGCGTGCGCAACATGGAGCTGAGCAGGACACAGATCCTCTATGTGGGTTTCCCTGGTGAACTGCTCATCCGGCTGCTGAAAATGATCATAATTCCCTTGGTCGTGTGCAGTCTGGTGTCCGGGGCTGCCAGCATCGACCCCAAAGCCCTGGGTAAGCTAGGCGGCTGGGCCATGCTCTTCTTTTTGGTCACCACCTTAATTGCGTCAGCAATCGGGGTGATCATGGCGTTCATCATCTCCCCCGGATCGAACACCGGCTCCAAGCCGATTTTGTTGGATGACGGCGAGCTGCCCCCGACCAAAGAAGTGGTGGACTCATTCTTGGACCTGATCAG AAACATCTTCCCCTCCAACTTGGTGTCTGCTGCCTTTCAGTCT TACGCTACCAGCTACAAGTTTGTGACCAAGAATGGCACTAATGGCTTGCCCAACATCACAGTTGAGAAG gttcCCTTTGGCACAGACCAAGACGGTATGAACATCCTAGGACTGGTGGTGTTTGCCATAGTGTTTGGTGTAGCCCTGAGGAagctgggagaggagggagagatccTCATCAAGTTCTTCAACTCCTTCAACGAGGCCACCATGGTGCTGGTGTCCTGGATCATGTG gtATGCCCCCCTTGGAATCATGTTCTTGGTAGCAGGGAAGATCGTGGAGATGGAGGACGTGGGAACGCTGTTTGCCAGCCTGGGCAAGTACATCGCCTGCTGTATCATTGGCCACGCCGTCCACGGCCTGCTGGTCCTGCCGGGCATTTACTTTATCATCACCCGCAAGAACCCCTACACCTTCCTGTGGGGCATCTTCACCGCTCTGGCCACCGGCTTTGGCACCAGCTCCAG ctctgccACCCTGCCCCTGATGATGAAGTGCGTGGAGGAGAACAACGGCGTGTCGAAACACATCAGTCGTTTCATCCTGCCCATCGGGGCCACGGTGAACATGGACGGTGCCGCCCTCTTCCAGTGTGTGGCGGCCGTCTTCATCGCTCAGCTCAACAGCATCCCGCTCAACTTCATCCAAGTCTTCACCATCCT agtgacagcCACGGCGTCCAGTGTGGGAGCAGCAGGGATCCCTGCTGGGGGCGTGCTGACGCTGGCCATCATCCTGGAGGCAGTGGGACTGCCCACCAACGACATCTCCCTCATCCTCGCCGTCGACTGGCTCGT TGACCGTACCTGCACCGTTCTGAACGTGGAGGGCGACGCCTTCGGAGCCGGGCTGCTGCAGTGGTACGTGGACCGCTCTGCCAAGCCCGAGGAGGGGGAGGAGCTAAACGAGGTGAAGATGGAGGATGACACGCCCGCCGTGCCTGAGCACTCGCCCCTCATCGGGGAGAAGGAGAGCAGGGGTGCGGGCGACGAGAAGGCGGCGGCTCGCGGCTCTGAGAAAGAGTCCGTCATGTAG